One Amycolatopsis sp. NBC_00355 genomic window carries:
- a CDS encoding TIGR03943 family putative permease subunit has product MKRETQNILLILLGGALVKIAVNGDYLRYVKPAQQPWIIAGGAVMVLLGAVAVVRDLLAARAKAPETAGHDDGHDHDHHHDHEDGHAHSARPAWLLLVPVLAVFLVAPPALGADSVIRTEARAPASAAAANAAAFPPLPAGNVVPLPVNEFVSRAGWDKAGTLDGRTVSLTGFVVHAEGRVLLARLVISCCAADAFPVTVHLTGTDAARYASDAWIQVTGQVVPGTATQANSYTPDFTAASVATVPTPKDPYEY; this is encoded by the coding sequence GTGAAACGGGAGACCCAGAACATCCTGCTGATCCTGCTCGGCGGCGCGCTCGTCAAGATCGCCGTCAACGGCGACTACCTGCGCTACGTCAAACCCGCGCAGCAGCCGTGGATCATCGCCGGCGGGGCCGTCATGGTGCTGCTCGGCGCGGTCGCCGTCGTGCGGGATCTGCTGGCCGCGCGGGCGAAAGCGCCCGAAACGGCCGGCCACGACGACGGCCATGACCACGACCACCACCACGACCACGAGGACGGGCACGCGCACTCGGCCCGGCCCGCCTGGCTGCTGCTGGTCCCCGTGCTGGCCGTCTTCCTGGTCGCGCCACCCGCACTGGGCGCCGACTCGGTGATCCGCACCGAAGCGCGGGCCCCGGCGAGCGCGGCCGCGGCCAACGCGGCGGCCTTCCCGCCGTTGCCGGCGGGGAACGTCGTTCCCTTGCCGGTCAACGAGTTCGTCAGCCGCGCGGGGTGGGACAAGGCGGGCACCCTCGACGGCCGCACCGTTTCGCTGACCGGGTTCGTCGTGCACGCCGAGGGCCGGGTCCTGCTGGCCCGCTTGGTGATCAGCTGCTGCGCGGCGGACGCGTTCCCGGTGACGGTCCACCTCACCGGCACCGACGCGGCCCGGTACGCCAGCGACGCGTGGATCCAGGTGACGGGCCAGGTCGTCCCGGGCACCGCGACCCAGGCCAACAGTTACACACCGGACTTCACCGCGGCCTCGGTCGCGACCGTCCCGACCCCGAAGGATCCCTATGAGTACTAG
- a CDS encoding sensor histidine kinase — MANDDTNRRFGLNTREGWWDDPLPDPKNQGPDSVRWPIMGAVFLLPFLIPITKSLLAETVVTVELVLIWILVYAYAACYLLFPYFFRQARPLKLGFGIVMVALGLGVVAAIEASPFILLYGTAVMVFLAPAAWSVIVDVVALLLGALILLASGRFQDGYGDLITVGSVTLAMFFMANLIRAIRRLELANKEIATLAVTNERQRVARDLHDLLGHSLTTITVKAGLARRVLESAGDIPRAVEEIREVESLTRSALSDVRATVSEYREVSLSAELVGARAALRAAEIDADLPHAVDNVRPEFQNTFGYVLREAVTNVLRHSGAKQVKVKLGGNWLEIEDDGTAAEVVPGNGLRGLTERLAAVGGTVRASVRPGGGLTVRAEIPQPEPRAAAPAVRAEPAGGLA; from the coding sequence ATGGCGAACGACGACACGAACCGCCGGTTCGGGCTCAACACCCGGGAAGGGTGGTGGGACGACCCGCTGCCCGACCCGAAGAACCAGGGGCCCGACAGCGTGCGCTGGCCGATCATGGGCGCGGTCTTCCTGCTGCCGTTCCTCATCCCCATCACGAAGTCGCTGCTGGCCGAGACCGTCGTGACCGTGGAGCTCGTGCTCATCTGGATCCTGGTCTACGCCTACGCCGCCTGCTACCTGCTGTTCCCGTACTTCTTCCGCCAGGCGCGCCCGCTGAAGCTGGGCTTCGGGATCGTGATGGTCGCGCTGGGGCTCGGCGTGGTGGCGGCGATCGAGGCGAGCCCGTTCATCCTGCTCTACGGCACGGCGGTGATGGTGTTCCTCGCCCCGGCCGCGTGGTCGGTGATCGTGGACGTCGTCGCGCTGCTGCTCGGCGCGCTGATCCTGCTGGCGAGCGGCCGGTTCCAGGACGGCTACGGCGACCTGATCACGGTCGGCTCGGTGACGCTGGCGATGTTCTTCATGGCCAACCTGATCCGCGCCATCCGGCGCCTGGAGCTGGCCAACAAGGAGATCGCCACGCTCGCCGTGACGAACGAACGCCAGCGCGTCGCCCGCGACCTGCACGACCTGCTCGGCCACAGCCTCACCACGATCACCGTGAAGGCGGGGCTGGCCCGGCGGGTGCTGGAGAGCGCGGGCGACATCCCGCGCGCGGTCGAGGAGATCCGCGAGGTCGAGAGCCTCACCCGCAGCGCGCTGTCCGACGTCCGTGCCACCGTGTCGGAGTACCGCGAGGTGTCGCTCTCGGCGGAGCTGGTCGGCGCCCGCGCGGCGCTGCGGGCCGCGGAGATCGACGCCGACCTGCCGCACGCCGTCGACAACGTCCGCCCCGAGTTCCAGAACACCTTCGGGTACGTGCTGCGCGAGGCCGTGACGAACGTGCTGCGCCACTCCGGCGCCAAGCAGGTGAAGGTGAAGCTGGGCGGCAACTGGCTGGAGATCGAGGACGACGGCACGGCCGCCGAGGTCGTCCCGGGCAACGGCCTGCGCGGGCTGACCGAGCGGCTCGCCGCGGTGGGGGGCACCGTGCGCGCGTCGGTCCGCCCCGGGGGAGGATTGACGGTGCGGGCGGAGATTCCGCAGCCCGAACCGCGCGCGGCCGCCCCGGCGGTGCGCGCCGAACCCGCGGGAGGACTCGCTTGA
- a CDS encoding class F sortase: MQEQNPATGERKKGPGRWWIVGVAGAFVIAAIVASLLVFTGKDEPASANGANGANPPVPTAPATAAQGTPQDTGQAPAQLSLPGGGAAKLVQEDLDANGALKIPEGLGEAAWWGAKLGADHGVALLSGHVNWKGKKGPFDELWQVKQGQDVKLTDAAGGAWVYRVDATETVHKSELAGRSEQLFSPDGPHKLLLVTCGGEYVGGTEGYEDNRVVTASLVSRP; encoded by the coding sequence ATGCAGGAGCAGAACCCGGCGACCGGAGAGCGGAAGAAGGGCCCCGGCCGCTGGTGGATCGTCGGCGTGGCCGGCGCGTTCGTGATCGCGGCGATCGTCGCGTCCCTGCTCGTGTTCACCGGAAAGGATGAACCTGCCAGCGCGAACGGCGCGAACGGCGCGAACCCGCCCGTTCCGACGGCGCCCGCCACGGCCGCGCAGGGCACCCCGCAGGACACCGGACAGGCGCCCGCGCAGCTGTCGCTGCCCGGCGGCGGCGCCGCGAAGCTCGTCCAGGAGGACCTGGACGCGAACGGCGCGCTCAAGATCCCCGAAGGCCTCGGCGAAGCCGCGTGGTGGGGCGCGAAGCTGGGCGCCGACCACGGCGTCGCACTGCTGTCCGGGCACGTGAACTGGAAGGGGAAGAAGGGCCCGTTCGACGAGCTCTGGCAGGTCAAGCAGGGTCAGGACGTCAAGCTGACCGACGCCGCGGGCGGCGCCTGGGTGTACCGGGTCGACGCGACCGAGACCGTCCACAAGTCCGAGCTGGCCGGGCGGTCGGAGCAGCTGTTCTCCCCGGACGGCCCGCACAAGCTGCTCCTGGTGACCTGCGGCGGCGAGTACGTCGGCGGCACCGAGGGCTACGAGGACAACCGGGTGGTGACGGCGTCACTGGTCTCCCGGCCCTGA
- a CDS encoding permease produces the protein MSRRPGIIAVVDTLSETSTEPGRRTRRFRVSSVEVLCAVLLVAILGQGWLQRLFDVPALRTGSTVFVAVCVQALPFLVLGVLISGAIAAFVPARVLEKVLPRRAGAAVGVAGLAGVALPGCECASVPVARRLMGQGVAPAAALTFLLAAPAVNPVVLVATAVAFPGKPEMVLARFAGSLATAMVMGWLWARWGKLEWITERALRRLPDVAGGQRWRVFAETARTDLVEAGGFLVLGALISSALNVLVPAKWFGVLGDQLVLGIVVMAVLAVVLALCSEADAFVAASLTALPMLPKLVFLVVGPAVDVKLFALQAGTFGRAFAVRFAPVTFVVAAACAVVTGLVVGLA, from the coding sequence ATGTCCCGGCGTCCTGGCATCATCGCCGTCGTGGACACCCTTTCCGAAACTTCCACCGAGCCCGGCCGGCGCACCCGCCGGTTCCGGGTCAGCTCGGTCGAAGTGCTGTGCGCGGTCCTGCTGGTCGCGATCCTCGGCCAGGGCTGGCTGCAGCGGCTGTTCGACGTGCCCGCGCTGCGCACCGGCTCGACCGTGTTCGTCGCGGTGTGCGTGCAGGCGCTGCCGTTCCTCGTGCTGGGCGTGCTGATCAGCGGGGCGATCGCCGCGTTCGTGCCCGCCCGCGTGCTGGAGAAGGTGCTGCCGCGGCGGGCCGGGGCGGCGGTCGGCGTCGCCGGGCTCGCCGGGGTCGCGCTGCCGGGCTGCGAGTGCGCGTCCGTGCCGGTGGCGCGGAGGTTGATGGGCCAAGGCGTGGCCCCGGCCGCGGCGCTGACCTTCCTGCTGGCCGCGCCGGCGGTGAACCCGGTGGTGCTGGTGGCCACCGCGGTCGCGTTCCCCGGCAAGCCGGAGATGGTGCTGGCCCGGTTCGCCGGCTCACTGGCCACGGCGATGGTGATGGGCTGGCTGTGGGCCCGCTGGGGCAAACTCGAGTGGATCACCGAGCGCGCGTTGCGCCGCCTCCCGGACGTCGCGGGCGGGCAACGGTGGCGCGTGTTCGCCGAGACGGCCCGCACGGACCTGGTCGAGGCCGGCGGGTTCCTGGTGCTGGGCGCGCTGATCTCGTCGGCGCTGAACGTGCTGGTCCCGGCGAAGTGGTTCGGCGTGCTGGGGGACCAGCTGGTGCTGGGCATCGTGGTGATGGCGGTGCTCGCGGTGGTCCTGGCGCTGTGCAGCGAGGCGGACGCGTTCGTGGCGGCCTCCCTGACGGCGTTGCCGATGCTGCCGAAGCTGGTGTTCCTGGTCGTCGGCCCGGCGGTCGACGTCAAGCTGTTCGCCTTGCAGGCGGGCACGTTCGGCAGGGCGTTCGCGGTGCGCTTCGCCCCGGTGACGTTCGTGGTGGCGGCCGCCTGCGCGGTGGTGACCGGACTGGTGGTGGGGCTGGCGTGA
- a CDS encoding YbjN domain-containing protein, whose protein sequence is MSSTEAAETAELLTSAKDALERYLEVHVDDDGALTFAHGDVPCVIQATRLGEGLTVLTLTCVVGWDLADAPELSIAVAERAGQGLFGTLGVGHSDNGFDVTLRYAFPAAGLDAAALGTLLMLVVSTASQLRTDLPGILPAE, encoded by the coding sequence GTGAGCTCGACCGAAGCGGCCGAGACCGCGGAACTGCTGACCAGCGCCAAGGACGCCCTCGAGCGCTACCTCGAGGTCCACGTCGACGACGACGGCGCGCTGACGTTCGCCCACGGCGACGTCCCGTGCGTCATCCAGGCGACCCGCCTCGGCGAGGGCCTCACCGTGCTGACCCTGACCTGCGTGGTCGGCTGGGACCTGGCGGACGCGCCGGAGCTGTCGATCGCCGTCGCCGAGCGGGCCGGCCAGGGACTGTTCGGCACCCTCGGCGTCGGGCACTCCGACAACGGCTTCGACGTCACGCTGCGGTACGCCTTCCCGGCCGCGGGCCTCGACGCCGCGGCGCTGGGGACGTTGCTGATGCTCGTGGTGTCGACGGCGTCGCAGCTGCGGACCGACCTGCCGGGGATCCTGCCGGCGGAATAG
- a CDS encoding glycine--tRNA ligase — translation MPTNTIETVVSLCKRRGFVFPSGEIYGGTRSAWDYGPLGVELKDNIKRQWWKTVVQGRDDVVGLDSSVILPRQVWVASGHVNVFTDPLIECLSCHKRFRADQLAEEYSARTGKETSEDDLSDVPCPNCGTRGKYTEPRDFNMMLKTHLGPVESEEGLHYLRPETAQGIFVNFLNVQTTSRKKPPFGIGQIGKSFRNEITPGNFIFRTREFEQMEMEFFVEPGEDETWHQYWIDQRTEWYKDLGIKPENLRHFEHPKEKLSHYAKRTVDIEYRFAFNAGQEWGELEGIANRTDFDLTTHSNHSGVDLSFFDQASGQRYRPFVIEPAAGVGRSMMAFLVDAYHEEEAPTAKGGVEKRIVLKLDPRLSPFKVAVLPLSRNADLTPKAKDVAARLRKHWNVDFDDAQAIGRRYRRQDEIGTPYCVTVDFDSLEDQAVTVRERDTMAQERVAIDKLESYLAGRLLGC, via the coding sequence GTGCCCACGAACACCATTGAGACCGTAGTCAGCCTGTGCAAACGCCGTGGTTTCGTCTTCCCCAGCGGAGAGATCTACGGCGGTACCCGCTCGGCGTGGGACTACGGGCCGCTCGGGGTCGAGCTCAAGGACAACATCAAGCGCCAGTGGTGGAAGACCGTGGTCCAGGGCCGCGACGACGTCGTCGGCCTCGACTCCTCGGTGATCCTGCCGCGTCAGGTGTGGGTCGCGTCGGGGCACGTCAACGTGTTCACCGACCCGCTGATCGAGTGCCTCTCGTGCCACAAGCGGTTCCGCGCCGACCAGCTCGCCGAGGAGTACTCGGCGCGCACCGGCAAGGAGACGTCGGAGGACGACCTGTCCGACGTGCCGTGCCCGAACTGCGGCACGCGCGGGAAGTACACCGAGCCGCGCGACTTCAACATGATGCTGAAGACGCACCTCGGCCCGGTGGAGTCCGAAGAGGGCCTGCACTACCTCCGTCCGGAGACGGCGCAGGGCATCTTCGTCAACTTCCTCAACGTGCAGACGACGTCGCGGAAGAAGCCGCCGTTCGGCATCGGCCAGATCGGCAAGTCGTTCCGCAACGAGATCACGCCGGGCAACTTCATCTTCCGGACGCGTGAGTTCGAGCAGATGGAGATGGAGTTCTTCGTCGAGCCGGGCGAGGACGAGACCTGGCACCAGTACTGGATCGACCAGCGCACGGAGTGGTACAAGGACCTCGGCATCAAGCCCGAGAACCTGCGCCACTTCGAGCACCCGAAGGAAAAGCTCTCGCACTACGCGAAGCGCACGGTCGACATCGAGTACCGGTTCGCGTTCAACGCCGGGCAGGAGTGGGGCGAGCTCGAGGGCATCGCCAACCGCACCGACTTCGACCTGACCACGCACTCGAACCACTCGGGTGTGGACCTGTCGTTCTTCGACCAGGCGTCCGGCCAGCGCTACCGGCCGTTCGTGATCGAGCCGGCGGCGGGTGTCGGCCGCTCGATGATGGCGTTCCTGGTCGACGCGTACCACGAGGAAGAGGCGCCGACCGCCAAGGGCGGCGTCGAGAAGCGGATCGTGCTCAAGCTCGACCCGCGGCTCTCGCCGTTCAAGGTCGCGGTGCTGCCGCTGTCGCGCAACGCCGACCTGACCCCGAAGGCGAAGGACGTCGCCGCCCGGCTGCGCAAGCACTGGAACGTCGACTTCGACGACGCCCAGGCGATCGGCCGCCGCTACCGGCGCCAGGACGAGATCGGCACGCCGTACTGCGTCACGGTCGACTTCGACTCGCTGGAAGACCAGGCCGTGACCGTGCGCGAGCGCGACACCATGGCCCAGGAGCGCGTCGCGATCGACAAGCTCGAGTCCTACCTGGCCGGCCGCCTGCTCGGCTGCTGA
- a CDS encoding ABC transporter permease — protein MNATYLVTEIRRNFRAPRFLIFVVAFPVLMFLLQANVFTKSSDPDHVQIAAVIMINMMTFGAFAAATNSGARLALERAAGWQRQLRLTPLTGTGYLAGKGISGLLVGLPALILVPVLAVAVEGVHLDAAGWVRIFAGVWLGTIPLVLLGLLLGQFGTPDSMQPVNMIVTLGMGFLGGLWIPIESMPGWMHDVAQLMPTYWVLQLARPAVTTDMVVSFPQAVGVLAGWTVVLGALVIRRYRKDSARV, from the coding sequence ATGAACGCCACCTACCTGGTCACCGAGATCCGCCGGAACTTCCGGGCGCCGCGGTTCCTGATCTTCGTCGTCGCGTTCCCGGTGCTGATGTTCCTGTTGCAGGCCAACGTCTTCACCAAGTCCTCCGACCCGGACCACGTGCAGATCGCCGCCGTTATCATGATCAACATGATGACGTTCGGAGCGTTCGCCGCCGCGACCAACAGCGGCGCCCGGCTCGCGCTGGAGCGGGCCGCGGGCTGGCAGCGGCAGCTGCGCCTGACCCCGCTGACCGGCACCGGTTACCTGGCCGGCAAAGGCATCTCCGGCCTGCTCGTCGGGCTGCCCGCGCTGATCCTCGTGCCGGTGCTCGCCGTGGCCGTCGAGGGCGTGCACCTCGACGCGGCGGGCTGGGTGCGAATCTTCGCCGGCGTCTGGCTCGGCACGATCCCGCTGGTGCTGCTCGGGCTGCTGCTCGGCCAGTTCGGCACGCCCGACTCGATGCAGCCGGTCAACATGATCGTCACGCTGGGCATGGGCTTCCTCGGCGGGCTGTGGATCCCGATCGAGAGCATGCCGGGCTGGATGCACGACGTCGCCCAGCTCATGCCGACGTACTGGGTGCTGCAGCTGGCGCGGCCCGCCGTGACCACCGACATGGTGGTGTCGTTCCCGCAGGCCGTGGGCGTGCTCGCGGGGTGGACGGTCGTGCTGGGAGCCCTGGTGATCAGGCGTTACCGTAAGGACAGCGCCCGGGTCTGA
- a CDS encoding Fur family transcriptional regulator: MTPVAPRGQAPVPGRRSTRQRAAVVELLSAVDDFRSAQDLHDELRKRGDGIGLTTVYRTLQSLSEAGEIDVLRTDSGEAIYRRCSAHHHHHLVCRLCGRTVEVEGPAVERWAEKIAAEHGFSEISHTVEITGTCGQH; this comes from the coding sequence ATGACTCCCGTCGCGCCACGCGGCCAGGCCCCGGTGCCCGGGCGCCGATCGACCAGGCAGCGGGCCGCGGTCGTCGAGCTGCTGAGCGCCGTCGACGACTTCCGCTCCGCCCAGGACCTGCACGACGAGCTGCGCAAACGCGGCGACGGCATCGGCCTGACGACGGTGTACCGCACCCTGCAGTCCCTGTCCGAGGCCGGCGAGATCGACGTCCTGCGCACCGACTCGGGCGAGGCGATCTACCGCCGCTGTTCGGCGCACCACCACCATCACCTGGTCTGCCGCCTGTGCGGCCGCACGGTGGAGGTCGAGGGCCCGGCGGTCGAGCGCTGGGCCGAGAAGATCGCGGCGGAGCACGGCTTCTCGGAGATCTCCCACACGGTCGAGATCACCGGCACCTGCGGGCAGCACTAG
- a CDS encoding ArsR/SmtB family transcription factor, producing MATVTGSGVADEAGSHTHEPERDRVAPSRHPSTAVLADAGDLLRALAAPVRIAIVLQLREADRCVHELVDALDVAQPLISQHLRVLKTAGVVQGERRGREVVYRLADDHLAHIVVDAVAHVQEGK from the coding sequence ATGGCGACGGTGACGGGCAGTGGCGTCGCGGACGAGGCCGGATCGCACACCCACGAGCCCGAACGGGACCGGGTGGCGCCGTCCAGGCACCCGTCGACGGCGGTCCTGGCCGACGCCGGCGACCTGCTGCGGGCCCTGGCCGCACCGGTCCGGATCGCGATCGTGCTGCAGCTGCGCGAGGCCGACCGGTGCGTGCACGAGCTGGTGGACGCCCTCGACGTCGCGCAGCCGCTGATCAGCCAGCACCTGCGGGTGCTGAAGACCGCCGGCGTGGTGCAGGGCGAGCGTCGCGGCCGCGAAGTGGTCTACCGGCTCGCCGACGACCACCTGGCCCACATCGTCGTCGACGCCGTCGCCCACGTGCAGGAAGGAAAGTGA
- a CDS encoding isoprenyl transferase — protein MLRRGRENKASRSELRAPDPHPSGAVPPEIPRELVPKHVALVMDGNGRWANQRGLPRIEGHKRGEAVMIDVAAGAVEIGVKWLSVYAFSTENWKRSPEEVRFLMGFNRDTIRRQVDYLGSIGVRIRWAGRRPKLWASVINELQAAEEKTKHNTALNMTMCVNYGGRAELGDAMQRIARDVADGKLNPDKVTEKTIGKYLYQPDMPDVDLFLRPSGEQRTSNFLLWQSAYAEMVYQDTLFPDFDRTHLWRACLEFAKRDRRFGAAVDQAAVEQAAVDQASGATS, from the coding sequence GTGTTGCGCAGGGGACGCGAGAACAAGGCGTCGCGATCCGAGCTGCGGGCCCCGGATCCACACCCGTCCGGCGCGGTGCCCCCGGAAATCCCGCGTGAGCTGGTCCCGAAGCACGTCGCGCTGGTCATGGACGGCAACGGCCGCTGGGCCAACCAGCGCGGCCTGCCGCGGATCGAAGGCCACAAGCGCGGTGAGGCGGTGATGATCGACGTCGCCGCCGGCGCGGTCGAGATCGGCGTCAAGTGGCTCTCGGTGTACGCGTTCTCGACGGAGAACTGGAAGCGCAGCCCCGAAGAGGTGCGGTTCCTGATGGGCTTCAACCGCGACACGATCCGCCGCCAGGTCGACTACCTCGGCTCGATCGGCGTCCGCATCCGCTGGGCCGGACGCCGGCCGAAGCTGTGGGCGTCGGTGATCAACGAGCTGCAGGCGGCCGAGGAGAAGACCAAGCACAACACGGCGCTGAACATGACGATGTGCGTCAACTACGGCGGCCGCGCCGAGCTGGGCGACGCCATGCAGCGGATCGCGCGGGATGTCGCCGACGGCAAGCTGAACCCGGACAAGGTCACCGAGAAGACCATCGGCAAGTACCTGTACCAGCCGGACATGCCGGACGTGGACCTGTTCCTGCGGCCTTCGGGCGAGCAGCGGACGTCGAACTTCCTGCTGTGGCAGTCGGCCTACGCCGAGATGGTCTACCAGGACACGCTGTTCCCGGACTTCGACCGGACCCACCTGTGGCGGGCCTGCCTCGAGTTCGCCAAGCGGGACCGCCGGTTCGGTGCGGCCGTGGACCAGGCCGCTGTCGAGCAGGCTGCGGTGGACCAGGCGTCGGGGGCCACGTCGTGA
- the recO gene encoding DNA repair protein RecO — MVNLYRDTGVVLRTHKLGEADRIVTLLTRRHGKVRAVAKGVRRTSSRFGARLEPFGHVDVQFYTGRTLDVITQVETVDAFAIPLVADYQRYTAASAIAETADRLSAEEGEPVLKLYLLVCGALRSLAAGERDASLVLDAFFLRAMSYAGWAPALTECARCGLPGPHVAFSVAAGGSMCQDCRVPGSVHPAPEVLDLLTALLHGEWPMAESTLPGTRRDASGLVAAHLQWHLERQLRSLPLVERRARETTVTSGASPRAGGSATRIPEGQAVTSGASPRAGGFATRTPEG, encoded by the coding sequence GTGGTGAACCTCTACCGCGACACCGGGGTGGTGTTGCGCACGCACAAGCTGGGTGAGGCCGACCGGATCGTCACCCTGCTGACCCGGCGGCACGGCAAGGTCCGCGCCGTCGCGAAGGGTGTGCGGCGGACGTCCTCCCGCTTCGGGGCGCGGCTGGAGCCGTTCGGCCACGTGGACGTCCAGTTCTACACCGGCCGCACGCTCGACGTGATCACCCAGGTCGAGACCGTGGACGCGTTCGCAATCCCGCTGGTCGCCGACTACCAGCGCTACACCGCGGCCAGCGCGATCGCCGAAACCGCGGACCGGCTCTCGGCCGAAGAGGGCGAGCCGGTGCTCAAGCTCTACCTCCTCGTCTGCGGCGCGCTGCGCTCGCTCGCCGCCGGAGAGCGGGACGCCTCCCTCGTGCTCGACGCGTTCTTCCTCCGCGCGATGTCCTACGCCGGCTGGGCGCCCGCGCTCACCGAGTGCGCCCGCTGCGGCCTGCCCGGCCCGCACGTCGCGTTCAGCGTCGCCGCCGGCGGCTCGATGTGCCAGGACTGCCGCGTCCCCGGCTCCGTGCACCCGGCGCCCGAGGTCCTGGACCTGCTCACCGCCCTGCTCCACGGCGAATGGCCGATGGCCGAGTCGACCCTGCCCGGCACCCGCCGCGATGCGAGCGGCCTGGTCGCGGCACACCTGCAGTGGCATCTGGAGCGTCAGTTGCGCTCCCTGCCGCTGGTCGAGCGACGCGCACGGGAGACCACGGTGACATCCGGGGCTTCGCCTCGGGCTGGGGGCTCTGCCACCCGGATCCCTGAAGGGCAGGCGGTGACATCCGGGGCTTCGCCCCGGGCCGGGGGCTTCGCCACCCGGACCCCCGAAGGATAG
- a CDS encoding ABC transporter ATP-binding protein produces the protein MRETDIQAVAAGAAIHLTGLRKHYGDVHAVDGVDLTIAPGEVVALLGPNGAGKSTTVDMILGLSTPDSGEVRVFGRKPIDAVRAGLIGAMLQGGALMDDLTVAETVGMVAALHRKPMPVAEALRAAGVEELAGRRANKLSGGQKQRVRFAVALVSNPDLLILDEPTAAMDVGTRREFWQSMYSFTESGRTVVFATHYLEEAEEFADRVVLMRRGRIVADGSVAEVRALAGGRSLRAAVPGATEAVIAALPGVKEFELRGDRVAISTGDSDATLWALKAAVPSVYDIEISAVGLEGAFLSLTADETAESVR, from the coding sequence ATGCGAGAAACAGACATCCAGGCGGTGGCGGCGGGGGCCGCGATCCACCTCACCGGCCTGCGGAAGCACTACGGCGACGTCCACGCGGTCGACGGCGTCGACCTGACCATCGCCCCGGGCGAGGTCGTCGCCCTGCTCGGCCCCAACGGCGCGGGCAAGTCCACCACCGTCGACATGATCCTCGGCCTCAGCACGCCGGACAGCGGCGAAGTGCGCGTCTTCGGCCGGAAGCCGATCGACGCCGTCCGGGCCGGTCTGATCGGCGCGATGCTGCAGGGCGGCGCGCTGATGGACGACCTGACCGTCGCCGAGACCGTCGGCATGGTCGCGGCGCTGCACCGCAAGCCGATGCCGGTCGCCGAGGCGCTGCGCGCCGCGGGCGTCGAAGAGCTGGCCGGCCGCCGCGCGAACAAGCTTTCGGGCGGGCAGAAGCAGCGCGTGCGCTTCGCCGTCGCCCTGGTCAGCAACCCCGACCTGCTGATCCTCGACGAGCCGACCGCGGCGATGGACGTCGGCACGCGCCGGGAGTTCTGGCAGTCGATGTACTCGTTCACCGAGTCCGGCCGCACGGTCGTGTTCGCCACGCACTACCTCGAAGAGGCCGAGGAGTTCGCCGACCGGGTGGTGCTGATGCGCCGCGGCCGGATCGTCGCCGACGGTTCGGTCGCCGAGGTCCGCGCGCTGGCCGGGGGCCGCAGCCTGCGCGCCGCCGTCCCGGGCGCCACCGAAGCCGTGATCGCGGCCCTGCCCGGCGTCAAGGAGTTCGAGCTGCGCGGCGACCGCGTCGCCATCTCCACCGGCGACTCCGACGCGACGCTCTGGGCTCTGAAGGCCGCGGTGCCTTCGGTGTACGACATCGAGATCAGCGCCGTCGGCCTCGAAGGCGCCTTCCTTTCCCTGACCGCCGACGAAACCGCGGAGTCCGTCCGATGA
- a CDS encoding class F sortase: MLRTGLAAVSGALAVAAFAAGVVVLTWLPPEPTSIAAPAPGSLPGENAAPAVLPADSSSAEQQRPGTVRLPDGATARLVRTELTDTGVLPIPRGLGDAAWWGAKLGADHGAALLSGHVNWEGRRGPFDELWRMRDGENVSVVDARGGRWVYRVDDVVTLPKETLPAQAARWFGQDGPHRLVLVTCGGDYVGGTEGYDENRLVTATLVTRPTG, from the coding sequence GTGCTGCGCACCGGGCTGGCCGCCGTCTCGGGGGCGCTGGCCGTCGCCGCCTTCGCGGCCGGGGTCGTCGTGCTGACCTGGCTGCCACCCGAGCCGACGTCGATCGCCGCGCCCGCGCCCGGCTCGCTGCCGGGGGAGAACGCCGCCCCGGCCGTGCTGCCCGCCGACAGCTCGTCGGCCGAGCAGCAGCGTCCGGGCACGGTCCGGCTGCCCGACGGCGCCACCGCCCGGCTGGTCCGCACCGAGCTCACCGACACCGGCGTGCTGCCGATCCCGCGCGGCCTCGGCGACGCCGCCTGGTGGGGCGCGAAGCTGGGCGCCGACCACGGCGCGGCCCTGCTGTCCGGGCACGTGAACTGGGAAGGGCGGCGCGGCCCGTTCGACGAGCTCTGGCGGATGCGGGACGGCGAGAACGTCAGCGTCGTCGACGCGCGCGGCGGCCGGTGGGTCTACCGCGTCGACGACGTCGTCACGCTGCCCAAGGAGACGCTGCCCGCGCAGGCCGCCCGCTGGTTCGGCCAGGACGGCCCGCACCGGCTGGTGCTGGTGACCTGCGGCGGCGACTACGTCGGCGGCACCGAGGGCTACGACGAGAACCGCCTGGTGACCGCGACCCTGGTGACCCGCCCCACCGGCTGA